The Streptomyces sp. NBC_00344 genome includes a window with the following:
- a CDS encoding sigma-70 family RNA polymerase sigma factor → MGVEGRDGHREDADGVPGEATSAQPMAAEPMLGQSTVDQPTVGQQPTAGLPADQSAPEQARTQPRTRTQDPVPGQGGPVGGLRPTSVPQQRQRESDEQDSILPPPRSLDLPPSDADLIRQMRDGEDSAYEELFRRHADAVRRYARSCCRDAHTADDLTAEVFARTLQAVRGGAGPAHAVRAYLLTTVRRVAAAWTKTAKREQLVEDFALFADQAARSSSSDMPDRDTLELGADVRAMQIAEQSLAMEAFRSLPERWQAVLWHTTVEKESPSEVAPLFGLTANATAVLASRAREGLKQAYLQAHVSQALTAGGDCAQYADRLGAYARGGLRMRAERGLRKHLEECAKCRVAAGELQDVNAGIPALVPVAVIGWFAGGSALKAAGIAAGGVAGAAGAGAAATTGGGAAGGGAAGGAAAEGIGAPLKAGIAAGVVVAAAAGLALALAGKDAPPEPKPEAAPPPAAQPVVPATPTPSAPKPKPPPAPRPAPSHPPRPARTPAPVPAMAAAHPTPAPEPSPPPKPPPPKPSPPPPPKPAPKPPPPASTVYQVNRLPYSLLGDHTAPELDLGRSSWVWQRWNLRAGGDAYGNGITVRTPSSVTIELNRRCSAYQALAGVDDMTLGRGAARFSVYGDGVRLWSSGVVSGGDPAVPVEVGIAGRSTIRLVVERGAGFGPVALADWAQSRISCG, encoded by the coding sequence ATGGGCGTTGAAGGGCGGGACGGGCACCGCGAAGATGCCGACGGGGTGCCCGGAGAAGCAACGTCCGCTCAGCCGATGGCCGCTGAGCCGATGCTCGGGCAGTCAACGGTCGATCAGCCGACGGTCGGGCAGCAGCCGACAGCCGGGCTGCCGGCCGATCAGTCGGCGCCCGAGCAGGCCCGAACGCAGCCCCGCACGCGGACGCAGGACCCGGTTCCGGGGCAGGGCGGGCCGGTCGGCGGCCTGCGGCCCACCAGTGTTCCCCAGCAGCGACAGCGGGAGAGCGACGAACAGGACAGCATCCTGCCGCCACCCCGTTCGCTCGATCTGCCGCCGTCCGATGCCGATCTGATCCGTCAGATGCGGGACGGCGAGGACAGCGCCTACGAGGAGTTGTTCCGCCGGCACGCCGACGCTGTACGCCGCTACGCCCGCAGCTGCTGCCGGGACGCGCACACCGCGGACGACCTGACCGCCGAGGTCTTCGCGCGCACCCTCCAGGCGGTGCGGGGCGGGGCCGGTCCTGCGCACGCGGTGCGGGCCTATCTGCTGACCACGGTCCGGCGGGTCGCCGCGGCCTGGACGAAGACCGCCAAGCGGGAACAGCTGGTCGAGGACTTCGCCCTCTTCGCCGACCAGGCAGCCAGATCATCCTCGTCCGACATGCCGGACCGGGACACCCTGGAGTTGGGCGCCGATGTGCGGGCGATGCAGATCGCCGAACAGTCCCTCGCCATGGAGGCGTTCCGTTCGTTGCCGGAGCGCTGGCAGGCGGTGCTGTGGCACACCACCGTCGAGAAGGAGTCACCGAGCGAGGTTGCGCCGCTGTTCGGGCTCACCGCGAACGCCACCGCCGTACTGGCGAGCCGGGCGCGTGAAGGGCTCAAGCAGGCCTATCTCCAGGCACATGTGAGCCAGGCGCTCACCGCGGGCGGCGACTGTGCGCAGTATGCCGACCGGCTGGGAGCGTACGCCCGCGGAGGGCTGCGGATGCGGGCCGAGCGCGGGCTGCGGAAGCATCTGGAGGAGTGCGCCAAGTGCCGGGTGGCGGCGGGCGAGCTCCAGGATGTCAACGCCGGAATCCCCGCGCTGGTACCGGTCGCCGTCATCGGCTGGTTCGCCGGCGGGTCCGCCCTCAAGGCCGCCGGGATCGCCGCGGGCGGCGTCGCCGGAGCGGCGGGCGCCGGTGCGGCGGCCACCACCGGCGGAGGCGCGGCGGGCGGTGGAGCAGCCGGCGGAGCCGCGGCCGAGGGGATCGGAGCTCCGCTCAAGGCCGGAATCGCCGCCGGAGTGGTGGTCGCGGCGGCCGCGGGTCTCGCCCTCGCTCTTGCCGGCAAGGACGCGCCACCCGAACCGAAGCCGGAGGCGGCGCCCCCGCCCGCAGCCCAGCCCGTCGTTCCGGCCACTCCCACACCGTCCGCGCCGAAGCCGAAACCACCGCCCGCTCCCCGGCCGGCCCCCTCGCACCCACCGAGGCCGGCCCGCACACCTGCACCAGTGCCGGCGATGGCCGCTGCGCACCCCACGCCGGCCCCGGAGCCCTCCCCGCCGCCGAAACCCCCGCCTCCGAAGCCCTCCCCCCCACCGCCTCCCAAGCCCGCGCCGAAGCCGCCGCCTCCGGCCTCCACCGTCTACCAGGTCAACCGCCTCCCGTACTCCCTGCTGGGCGATCACACCGCGCCGGAGCTCGACCTCGGCAGAAGCAGCTGGGTGTGGCAGCGCTGGAACCTCAGGGCAGGCGGCGACGCATACGGCAACGGGATCACGGTGCGCACCCCGTCGAGCGTGACCATCGAGCTCAACCGCCGTTGCTCCGCCTATCAGGCGCTGGCCGGTGTCGACGACATGACGTTGGGCCGTGGCGCGGCGCGCTTCTCGGTGTACGGCGACGGGGTCCGGCTGTGGAGTTCCGGTGTGGTGAGCGGCGGGGACCCCGCGGTGCCCGTCGAAGTCGGGATCGCGGGCCGCAGCACCATCCGGCTGGTCGTCGAGCGAGGAGCCGGATTCGGCCCGGTGGCACTCGCCGACTGGGCACAGTCGAGGATCAGCTGCGGCTGA
- a CDS encoding TetR/AcrR family transcriptional regulator, which translates to MHIQDAHWQTAAVAAEGNGRAGAGTVTRSAPLRVDAQRNLEHVLRAAREVFGELGYGAPMEDVARRARVGVGTVYRRFPSKDVLVRRIAEEETSRLTAQARTALGQEDEPWSALARFLRTSVASGAGRLLPPQVLRVGVADSDDSLAAHSGPDGVRVPQQRSGWSSSDGEQTRSLAADGSWGTGAGLSELSDLSEDDDAGASELLQVVGQLVDKARAAGELRGDVTVADVLLVIATAAPSLPEAAQQAAASSRLLDILLEGLRSRPV; encoded by the coding sequence ATGCACATTCAGGACGCTCATTGGCAGACTGCTGCTGTCGCAGCAGAAGGAAACGGACGGGCGGGCGCGGGTACGGTCACGCGCTCCGCGCCTCTTCGTGTGGACGCACAGCGCAATCTGGAGCATGTACTGAGAGCGGCTCGCGAAGTCTTCGGTGAGCTGGGTTACGGCGCACCGATGGAGGACGTCGCGCGCCGGGCCAGGGTGGGGGTCGGCACGGTGTACCGCCGGTTCCCGAGCAAGGACGTACTGGTCCGGCGGATAGCCGAGGAAGAGACCTCCCGGCTGACCGCTCAGGCACGTACGGCGCTCGGCCAGGAGGACGAGCCGTGGTCCGCGCTCGCCAGGTTCCTGCGGACGTCGGTCGCGTCGGGTGCCGGGCGGCTGCTGCCGCCGCAGGTGTTGCGGGTCGGTGTGGCGGACTCCGATGACAGCCTGGCGGCGCATTCCGGGCCTGACGGGGTGCGGGTGCCCCAGCAGCGTTCCGGTTGGTCGTCATCCGACGGGGAGCAGACCAGAAGTCTTGCCGCCGACGGAAGCTGGGGGACGGGCGCCGGACTCTCCGAACTGTCCGACCTCTCCGAGGACGACGATGCGGGCGCCTCCGAGCTCCTGCAAGTAGTAGGGCAGTTGGTGGACAAGGCGCGGGCCGCGGGTGAGCTGCGCGGCGATGTCACGGTCGCCGATGTGCTGCTGGTGATAGCCACGGCCGCACCATCGCTTCCCGAGGCGGCCCAGCAGGCGGCGGCATCCTCACGGCTGCTGGACATTCTGCTGGAAGGGCTGCGGTCCCGGCCGGTCTGA
- a CDS encoding NAD(P)/FAD-dependent oxidoreductase codes for MTAPISRGTTPGSRTGPRILVVGGGYVGLYTALRLQRTLRSDEAEITVVTPDPYMTYQPFLPEAAAGSISPRHVVVPLRRVLDRCRIVIGEATAINHAGRTVTVTTLAGPEDGSGGTEIGYDELVLAPGSVSRILPIPGLAEHGIGFKTIEEAIGLRNHVIEQMDIASSTRDPAVRDAALTFVFVGGGYAGVEALAELEDMARYASRYYHNIDPGDMNWILVEAADRILPEVGDEMGRYAIRELRNRNIDVRLNTRLDTCEHRVAVLSDGSRFPNRTLVWTAGVKPHPVLAAGDLPLNERGRLRCTPRLTVEGVDHAWAAGDAAAVPDLTADAPGKETAPNAQHAVRQAKVLAENLVASLHGRPLRNYEHKYVGSVASLGLHKGVAHVYGRKLKGYPAWFMHRAYHLSRVPTFNRKARVLAEWILAGLFKREIVSLGSLEHPRAEFEWAAGGERPKRD; via the coding sequence GTGACTGCTCCCATCTCACGGGGGACGACCCCCGGATCCCGGACCGGGCCGCGCATTCTCGTCGTCGGCGGCGGCTATGTCGGTCTGTACACCGCGCTGCGCCTTCAGCGGACACTGAGAAGCGACGAGGCAGAGATCACCGTGGTCACGCCCGACCCCTATATGACGTACCAGCCGTTCCTCCCCGAAGCGGCCGCCGGATCCATCTCCCCGCGCCATGTCGTCGTCCCGCTCCGCCGGGTCCTGGACAGATGCCGGATCGTCATCGGCGAGGCCACCGCCATCAACCACGCCGGGCGCACCGTGACCGTCACCACCCTGGCGGGGCCCGAGGACGGCAGCGGCGGCACCGAGATCGGCTACGACGAGCTGGTCCTCGCCCCGGGCTCCGTCTCGCGCATCCTCCCGATCCCCGGCCTCGCGGAACACGGCATCGGCTTCAAGACCATCGAAGAGGCCATCGGCCTGCGCAACCACGTCATCGAACAGATGGACATCGCATCCTCCACCCGCGACCCGGCCGTCCGGGACGCCGCCCTCACCTTCGTCTTCGTCGGCGGCGGCTACGCGGGTGTCGAGGCCCTCGCGGAGCTCGAGGACATGGCCAGGTACGCCTCCCGCTACTACCACAACATCGATCCCGGCGACATGAACTGGATCCTGGTGGAGGCCGCCGACCGGATCCTGCCCGAAGTCGGTGACGAGATGGGCAGGTACGCCATCCGGGAGCTCCGTAACCGCAATATCGACGTTCGGCTGAACACCCGCCTCGACACCTGCGAGCACCGGGTCGCGGTGCTCAGCGACGGCTCCCGCTTCCCCAACCGGACCCTCGTATGGACCGCGGGCGTCAAGCCGCATCCGGTCCTCGCCGCCGGCGACCTCCCGCTGAACGAACGCGGCCGGCTGCGCTGTACGCCCCGGCTCACCGTCGAAGGCGTCGACCATGCCTGGGCGGCCGGCGACGCGGCGGCCGTTCCCGACCTCACCGCGGACGCGCCGGGCAAGGAGACCGCCCCGAACGCCCAGCACGCGGTGCGTCAGGCCAAGGTCCTCGCCGAGAACCTCGTCGCCTCACTGCACGGCCGGCCGCTCAGGAACTACGAGCACAAATATGTCGGTTCGGTCGCTTCGCTGGGTCTCCACAAGGGCGTCGCCCATGTCTACGGCCGGAAGCTGAAGGGCTACCCTGCCTGGTTCATGCACCGCGCCTATCACCTCAGCCGGGTCCCCACCTTCAACCGCAAGGCCCGGGTGCTCGCCGAATGGATACTTGCCGGGCTCTTCAAGCGCGAGATCGTTTCGCTCGGCTCGCTGGAACACCCGCGCGCCGAGTTCGAATGGGCCGCGGGCGGCGAGCGTCCGAAGCGGGACTGA
- a CDS encoding ATP-binding SpoIIE family protein phosphatase, which translates to MNFTRWSARLPGTQRRAAARSDHSSVPAARGEYALHPDQEAEGGAEVSGVPALDELSVREVLGQLPALVALVYGPEHRIAYLNDAYTGTFGPRPVGAAACDVMPELDELGLFPLMDQVLRSGTPRTVKSRRVQAKPGAGSYTVTCTPIKNLQEDGGVLVFAADVSDHAEAAERLRASERRLRQTAVTLQRSLLPQELEQPDDLRIAATYQPGGTDAAVGGDWYDVITLGAGRTALVIGDVMGRGVRAAAVMGQLRTAVRAYARLDLPPHEVLQLLDGLASEIDASQIATCVYAVHDPNEGRLVYASAGHLPMLVRDEDGSVRRAPDPTGPPLGTGGWQHTSESIALPPGSQAVLYTDGLVERRGEDIDEGVAALERALSGAGGAPQVVCDRLIRALGVTADHDDDVAVLVVQHPSRTGPAAELFHNAALDLLGGVEAAPRARAFASGVLASWRFPVELHDLGVLATSELVANSLQHGTPPMRLRLRRTDRRLIIEVTDGDDHLPRRRRADPVDEAGRGISIIATIATSWGSRRTPGGGKAVWCEFALP; encoded by the coding sequence GTGAACTTCACGCGCTGGAGCGCCCGGCTCCCCGGAACGCAGCGGCGCGCCGCCGCGAGGTCCGATCACAGTTCCGTGCCAGCAGCCCGCGGGGAGTACGCACTCCACCCCGACCAGGAGGCCGAAGGGGGTGCGGAGGTCTCCGGTGTGCCGGCGCTCGACGAACTCTCCGTGCGGGAGGTACTCGGCCAGCTGCCCGCCCTCGTCGCCCTTGTGTACGGCCCCGAGCACCGCATCGCCTATCTCAACGACGCCTACACCGGGACCTTCGGCCCCCGTCCGGTCGGTGCCGCAGCGTGCGATGTGATGCCGGAGCTCGATGAGCTGGGCCTGTTCCCTCTGATGGACCAGGTACTGCGCAGCGGCACCCCCCGCACCGTCAAGTCCCGACGGGTGCAGGCGAAGCCGGGCGCGGGCTCGTACACCGTCACCTGCACGCCGATCAAGAACCTTCAGGAGGACGGCGGCGTCCTGGTCTTCGCCGCCGATGTCAGCGACCACGCGGAGGCCGCCGAGCGGCTGCGGGCAAGCGAACGCCGGCTGCGCCAGACCGCTGTGACCCTGCAGCGCTCGCTGCTCCCGCAGGAGCTGGAGCAGCCCGATGATCTGCGGATCGCCGCCACCTACCAGCCGGGCGGCACCGACGCGGCGGTGGGCGGCGACTGGTACGACGTCATCACCCTGGGCGCCGGCCGGACGGCACTGGTCATCGGTGACGTGATGGGCCGCGGTGTCCGGGCGGCCGCCGTCATGGGACAGCTCCGCACGGCAGTCAGGGCGTACGCCCGTCTCGACCTTCCGCCGCACGAGGTCCTGCAGCTTCTCGACGGCCTCGCGTCGGAGATCGACGCCAGCCAGATCGCCACCTGTGTCTACGCCGTCCACGACCCCAACGAGGGCCGGCTGGTCTACGCGTCGGCGGGTCACCTTCCGATGCTGGTCAGGGACGAGGACGGCTCGGTGCGCCGGGCCCCCGACCCGACCGGGCCGCCCCTGGGGACCGGCGGCTGGCAGCACACATCGGAGTCGATCGCCCTGCCGCCCGGATCGCAGGCCGTCCTCTACACCGACGGCCTGGTGGAGCGCCGCGGTGAGGACATCGACGAGGGTGTGGCGGCCCTGGAGCGTGCGCTGTCCGGCGCCGGCGGGGCCCCGCAGGTGGTCTGCGACCGGCTGATCCGCGCGCTGGGCGTCACCGCCGATCACGATGACGACGTAGCCGTGCTGGTGGTCCAGCACCCGTCCCGGACCGGGCCGGCCGCCGAGCTGTTCCACAACGCGGCGCTCGATCTGCTGGGCGGGGTGGAAGCGGCGCCCCGTGCGCGGGCCTTCGCCTCCGGGGTCCTGGCCTCCTGGCGGTTCCCGGTGGAGCTGCATGACCTGGGCGTACTGGCCACCAGCGAGCTGGTTGCCAATTCCCTCCAGCACGGCACCCCGCCGATGCGCCTCAGACTGCGGCGCACGGACCGCCGGCTGATCATCGAAGTGACGGACGGCGACGATCATCTGCCGCGCCGCCGCCGGGCCGACCCGGTGGACGAGGCGGGACGCGGTATCTCGATCATCGCGACCATCGCCACGTCCTGGGGTTCACGGCGCACACCGGGTGGCGGCAAGGCCGTGTGGTGCGAATTCGCCCTGCCGTAG
- a CDS encoding MFS transporter, translating to MGAAMRRIQTGTALGAFGIGFTVPYLYIYVSQVRDLGSSTAGVVLAVFAVAALVVLPFTGRVIDRRGPLPVLVGAAVLAAAGSMSMGLSAGVSTVVLSAALLGAGTAVMQPALATMIVWCSSPSTRTRAFAMQFFLQNLALGIGGLAGGQIVDASRPGSFTLLFGIEAAMFLVLGGIAASVRLPHTPGLERAPQAGGGGLRALLRHRAMVQLCVLGFVVFFACYGQFESGLAAYGTEAAGIRPSTLGIALAANTAVIVVAQFVVLKVVERRRRSRVIATVGLVWAFAWVVAGYAGLGHGSGAMATAAFVSTYALFGLGESMLSPTVAPLVADLAPDSMVGQYNSAFALVKQLALAIGPAVGGPMGASLPTLYIATFVVFSLGITLLALQLGRRLTAVQDRPALAHGSRVVARHVPEPAAAQH from the coding sequence ATGGGTGCCGCGATGCGTCGGATTCAGACAGGCACCGCGCTGGGCGCGTTCGGTATCGGGTTCACCGTGCCGTATCTGTACATCTATGTGTCCCAGGTCCGGGACCTGGGTTCGAGCACGGCAGGTGTCGTGCTCGCGGTCTTCGCGGTGGCCGCGCTGGTCGTCCTTCCCTTCACCGGGCGGGTGATCGACCGGCGCGGGCCGCTGCCCGTGCTGGTGGGGGCCGCGGTACTGGCCGCCGCCGGCTCCATGAGCATGGGGCTGTCCGCCGGTGTCTCCACCGTGGTCCTGTCGGCAGCGTTGCTCGGCGCCGGCACGGCTGTGATGCAGCCGGCGCTCGCCACGATGATCGTCTGGTGCTCCAGCCCGTCCACCCGCACCCGGGCCTTCGCGATGCAGTTCTTCCTGCAGAACCTCGCACTGGGCATCGGCGGGCTGGCCGGCGGCCAGATCGTCGACGCGAGCCGCCCCGGCAGCTTCACCCTGCTGTTCGGTATCGAGGCCGCGATGTTCCTCGTGCTCGGCGGTATCGCGGCATCCGTACGGCTCCCGCACACGCCCGGCCTCGAGCGCGCGCCGCAGGCAGGCGGCGGCGGGCTCCGGGCACTGCTGCGGCACCGGGCCATGGTGCAGCTCTGCGTGCTCGGCTTCGTGGTCTTCTTCGCCTGTTACGGACAGTTCGAGTCAGGGCTCGCCGCTTACGGGACCGAGGCCGCCGGCATACGGCCCTCGACCCTGGGAATCGCGCTGGCCGCCAACACCGCGGTGATCGTCGTGGCGCAGTTCGTCGTGCTCAAGGTGGTGGAGCGGCGGCGGCGGTCCCGGGTGATCGCCACGGTGGGACTGGTCTGGGCCTTCGCCTGGGTCGTCGCCGGATACGCAGGTCTCGGGCACGGCAGCGGGGCCATGGCCACCGCCGCCTTCGTCTCCACCTACGCGCTCTTCGGACTGGGCGAGTCGATGCTGTCCCCGACCGTGGCCCCCCTGGTCGCGGATCTGGCGCCCGACTCCATGGTCGGTCAGTACAACTCGGCGTTCGCCCTGGTCAAGCAGCTCGCGCTGGCCATCGGTCCTGCGGTGGGCGGCCCCATGGGCGCCTCGCTGCCCACGCTGTACATCGCGACCTTCGTGGTGTTCTCCCTCGGGATCACCCTGCTGGCTCTACAGCTCGGCCGGCGGCTCACGGCCGTACAGGACCGGCCGGCGCTCGCCCATGGATCGCGGGTCGTCGCCAGGCATGTTCCGGAGCCCGCGGCCGCACAGCACTGA
- a CDS encoding MarR family winged helix-turn-helix transcriptional regulator produces the protein MPETPGAQEPTLDEQIAAYQREFRDLDPQVEKVVSALDRLNRRMNVAYGRQVMALGISKTDWEVLKTLVLAGSPYRMGPGELAKRLGLTPAAMTHRIDRMAGEGFVTRDRDESNRVRVIVELTDEGRTKWLEAMRMATSFEADLLQDLTGQERGALGEMLTVLLRRVEDAQPDAGGRLTDLD, from the coding sequence ATGCCAGAGACCCCCGGCGCCCAGGAGCCGACCCTCGATGAGCAGATCGCTGCCTACCAGCGCGAATTCCGCGACCTCGACCCGCAGGTCGAGAAGGTCGTCTCGGCCCTGGACCGGCTCAACCGCCGTATGAACGTCGCGTACGGGCGCCAGGTCATGGCGCTGGGGATCAGCAAGACCGACTGGGAGGTCCTGAAGACCCTGGTCCTCGCGGGATCCCCCTACCGGATGGGCCCCGGAGAGCTCGCCAAGCGTCTCGGCCTGACCCCGGCGGCGATGACCCACCGCATCGACCGGATGGCCGGCGAAGGATTCGTCACCCGTGACCGCGACGAGAGCAACCGGGTACGCGTCATCGTCGAGCTCACGGACGAGGGCCGGACGAAGTGGCTGGAGGCGATGCGGATGGCGACGAGTTTCGAGGCGGACCTGCTCCAGGACCTGACGGGCCAGGAGCGCGGGGCTCTCGGGGAGATGCTCACCGTGCTGCTGCGGCGAGTGGAGGACGCCCAGCCGGACGCCGGTGGACGTCTCACGGACCTGGACTGA
- a CDS encoding GNAT family N-acetyltransferase, translating into MEHVIRPVRAEEWLKIKGLRLAALLDPVANIAFLETHEEALARPDSFWQDRARGASHGGTARQFIAEGPDGEWAGTVVLLTERAGSISFFDDEVPVSQGHLVGVFVRPEFRGTGLTRELFNGALEWAWSLREPKLERVRLYVHDANGRAAAFYRKAGFVPTGHSVASPGDAGHRELEMVITREA; encoded by the coding sequence ATGGAACACGTCATACGCCCGGTGCGGGCCGAAGAGTGGCTCAAGATCAAGGGTCTGCGCCTGGCGGCGCTACTGGATCCGGTGGCGAACATCGCCTTCCTCGAGACGCACGAAGAGGCACTCGCCCGCCCGGACTCCTTCTGGCAGGACCGGGCCAGGGGCGCATCGCACGGCGGTACGGCGCGGCAGTTCATCGCGGAGGGCCCGGACGGTGAGTGGGCCGGCACTGTGGTGCTGCTGACCGAGCGTGCCGGCAGCATCAGTTTCTTCGACGACGAGGTACCCGTCAGTCAGGGTCACCTGGTGGGGGTCTTCGTGCGTCCCGAGTTCCGGGGGACCGGACTCACCCGGGAGCTCTTCAACGGCGCTCTGGAGTGGGCCTGGTCGTTGCGGGAGCCGAAGCTCGAGCGGGTCCGGCTGTATGTCCACGACGCCAACGGACGAGCCGCCGCCTTCTACCGGAAGGCCGGCTTTGTGCCCACAGGTCACTCGGTGGCCTCGCCTGGTGATGCGGGGCACCGGGAGCTGGAGATGGTGATCACACGCGAGGCCTGA
- a CDS encoding type VI secretion protein encodes MVQARPHEPYPPRTPSASPSGPGSRGIPDGLLIALMVFLLGLTVLVWVATGLAGLFAHGSWPDGVTVSHTPAAIRQLVAAPKVLPAAWPDTPPAQLSGYGLFWGLLIGELMALLVLTVFVLGTVTRWRTMRAAGRASAAAAPGPGTTTAAQASGTTAATAVEQTPRHTPAPVGEQPPHPAARPPERTAEAAAPPGVVQQGGTPAAEVEPPVTTPMPAIGSATPVTASQAGSNGIGGADHGSLPDPAPATPGAGQPGTTTGVGPRIVYGPAETRRPAALQAVRDAAGPALVVTSLPAIWAETKDARAKLGPVLVYDPGHLCDTPARLHWSPTAGCESADIAAARATALLAPVRPQARIDAAMADTAHTLLSSWLHAAAIDGRPFKQVHRWAQGSGPAHEPVRILRTHPKASGGAAGLLESALTAYPERREIAQELTTRSLSALSSIHIREACTPNRSDTLILESFVHEGGTLYVVGEAIEDPRTRPGAMPLLTALVSSVVEHGRRLAARSTDGRLDPPMTLVLEDIAAVAPLPQLPELLSAGRDHGLTPLVLLRSPEQQRSRWPETLPR; translated from the coding sequence ATGGTCCAGGCCCGGCCTCACGAGCCCTACCCGCCCCGAACCCCGTCCGCTTCGCCGTCCGGGCCCGGCTCCCGCGGGATTCCGGACGGCCTGCTGATCGCCCTGATGGTCTTTCTGCTCGGACTGACCGTCCTGGTCTGGGTGGCGACCGGGCTGGCCGGGCTGTTCGCCCATGGTTCCTGGCCGGACGGAGTGACCGTCTCGCACACCCCGGCGGCCATCCGCCAACTGGTCGCCGCACCCAAGGTGCTGCCCGCGGCCTGGCCGGACACCCCGCCCGCGCAGCTCTCGGGCTACGGACTGTTCTGGGGCCTGCTGATCGGCGAGCTGATGGCGCTGCTGGTCCTGACCGTGTTCGTACTGGGCACGGTGACCCGGTGGCGGACGATGCGCGCGGCCGGCCGGGCCTCCGCGGCAGCCGCCCCGGGGCCCGGCACGACGACGGCCGCGCAGGCATCCGGGACCACCGCCGCCACCGCGGTCGAGCAGACGCCCCGGCACACACCCGCCCCGGTGGGCGAGCAGCCGCCGCACCCAGCAGCCCGACCGCCCGAGAGGACGGCCGAAGCAGCCGCCCCACCGGGGGTCGTGCAGCAGGGCGGCACCCCGGCAGCGGAGGTGGAGCCGCCGGTCACCACCCCGATGCCGGCCATTGGCTCAGCAACGCCGGTGACCGCATCACAGGCCGGCAGCAACGGCATCGGAGGCGCGGACCACGGCAGCCTTCCGGACCCGGCTCCCGCCACCCCTGGTGCCGGGCAGCCCGGCACCACCACCGGCGTCGGCCCCCGCATCGTCTACGGCCCTGCCGAAACCCGCCGTCCAGCCGCCTTGCAGGCCGTACGTGATGCGGCAGGTCCGGCCCTGGTCGTCACGTCCCTGCCCGCGATCTGGGCGGAGACCAAGGACGCCCGGGCGAAGCTGGGCCCCGTGCTGGTCTACGACCCCGGCCACCTCTGCGACACCCCGGCCCGCCTCCACTGGTCGCCCACCGCCGGCTGCGAAAGCGCCGATATCGCCGCCGCCAGGGCGACGGCCCTGCTCGCCCCGGTACGGCCGCAGGCCCGTATCGACGCGGCCATGGCCGACACCGCCCACACCCTGCTCAGCAGCTGGCTGCACGCCGCGGCGATCGACGGCCGTCCGTTCAAGCAGGTGCACCGCTGGGCACAGGGTTCCGGCCCGGCCCATGAGCCGGTACGCATCCTGCGCACGCACCCCAAGGCATCGGGCGGCGCGGCAGGACTGCTCGAATCGGCGCTCACCGCCTATCCCGAACGCCGGGAGATCGCCCAGGAACTGACGACCCGATCGCTCTCCGCGCTCTCATCGATCCATATCCGTGAGGCCTGCACACCCAACCGAAGCGACACCCTCATCCTGGAATCTTTCGTGCACGAGGGGGGCACCCTCTATGTGGTGGGTGAAGCAATCGAGGACCCCCGCACGCGCCCCGGCGCGATGCCGTTGCTCACCGCACTCGTTTCAAGCGTGGTCGAGCACGGCCGCCGCCTGGCCGCACGGTCAACCGACGGTCGGCTCGACCCACCAATGACCTTGGTCCTCGAGGACATCGCTGCTGTGGCACCGCTGCCGCAGCTTCCGGAGCTGCTGTCGGCCGGCCGGGACCACGGCCTCACACCCCTGGTGCTGCTCCGTTCCCCGGAGCAGCAGAGATCCCGCTGGCCCGAGACCCTGCCCCGCTGA